A window of Apium graveolens cultivar Ventura chromosome 8, ASM990537v1, whole genome shotgun sequence contains these coding sequences:
- the LOC141680909 gene encoding secreted RxLR effector protein 161-like, with product MIGGLRYLVNTIPELAYAVGIVSRFMERPTILHQATAKRILHYVKGTLEFSLMYLHNKENEVLIGYSDSDLAGKVEDKRSTGGMVFYLNNSLIMWASQKQRCVALSSCEAEFMDVTAAACQAIWLKRLLSRIAKINFGPVTLFIDNQSAIDLAKNPVVHGRSKHIDIGYHYICECVENGEIEVKHVRTEEQRADSLTKPLVAVKFEFMRNLLGVTNCAQTCSN from the coding sequence ATGATTGGTGGCCTGAGATATCTCGTCAATACTATACCAGAATTGGCATATGCGGTGGGCATTGTGAGCAGGTTCATGGAAAGGCCTACTATACTACACCAAGCTACAGCAAAACGCATACTTCATTATGTGAAAGGGACTCTCGAGTTTAGCCTGATGTATTTACATAATAAGGAGAATGAGGTGTTGATTGGATACTCGGATAGTGACCTGGCCGGCAAGGTGGAAGATAAGAGAAGCACAGGAGGCATGGTGTTCTACCTAAATAATAGTTTGATAATGTGGGCGTCTCAAAAACAAAGATGCGTTGCACTTTCTTCGTGCGAAGCCGAGTTCATGGATGTGACTGCTGCAGCATGCCAGGCAATTTGGTTAAAAAGGCTGTTGTCTCGGATTGCAAAAATTAATTTTGGTCCAGTTACTTTGTTCATTGATAATCAATCTGCAATTGATTTGGCTAAAAATCCGGTAGTCCATGGTCGTAGCAAACACATAGATATCGGGTATCACTACATATGCGAGTGTGTGGAGAATGGAGAGATCGAGGTTAAGCACGTAAGAACGGAAGAACAACGTGCAGATTCACTTACTAAACCACTGGTTGCTGTTAAGTTTGAGTTCATGAGGAATTTGCTTGGAGTCACCAATTGTGCTCAGACATGTTCAAATTAA